The sequence below is a genomic window from Neodiprion pinetum isolate iyNeoPine1 chromosome 7, iyNeoPine1.2, whole genome shotgun sequence.
aaagtttgcaaatagttttcaaaaatcactaATGTAATTGTTCAGTTTTTGAtttgaaacattgaaaaaaaaaatcaacaatcaAGTCTGAGATGACGAGGGTCTGCGAGTGGATGAGAATGAACTCATCCGTTACACAAACGGGTTCGTAGAGAATTTTTAGAATGTAagtttttatacaatttcaaCATCAGGTTTAAAATACAGTAACAAACTCTGAACTATGACACGTAATATATCAatacaaaaatggaaaatccaatttaactaaaaaacaacgaaaaaaacCAACTACTACTCTGAAGTTTATGTCAGAATTTTCTATgccaaaaatcaaataattccTTAAGTGATTTCTGAAGAATGACTTTTTTTGTAGGATAGTTTGAAAACTCATAGGCTAAACAAATTGGTTGAAGAGAGATTTTTATTTGGAAGGTTTTTTGGAAGAAGCCCAATCATGGAACGAATtctttgcaaaaataaaaatatcgttacTGAGTGTTTGCTGAATTCGCATTCGTTATTATGTGCACTGGTATAACCAAAAACTACCAAGTATTCGAACTTCCtgattacaaaaataatttcttatcGATCGAAGGAGTAATTGAAagtgagaataataatatagatgtatatatatcatagTCTGAATAAGTATGAAATATCAAATGCTCATAGCTATAAAATCGCAAAAGTTGTGCAAAATGGATGGTGGTTTAAAAACTGATGTTGCTGAACTTCCTCTACTCACTCTGAAGGTCATAACAGAACGCTGACTTACGTGTTTGCGCTGCAATAGTTGCCACACCAGTTGTCGGCGTACTAATAGGTGTAGCGTATGGTTGCGTAGGTGCAACAGGGGTTGCAGGAGGATTTAAAGGTGCCAATCCCTGCGCATACTCCGGAGTGGCAGGTGTTTCCGGTGAGGTAGGTACTACCGTGGCAGCAGTTGCAGCAGCAGCTGCCTGAGCTTCGGCCGCCTTCTTTTGTTGCTCCTCTAACTCCAGCATACGTTTACGTTTTTTAGCTTGTGCATACCCTAGGGGTTGTTCATTTATATCCAAAAGCTTTATTCCACCATCTTTACGAATTCGACTTCCGATTGGTGTCCTATTAGACATTGATGGACTTGTCAGAGAAGGTGAGCGAAATCCACTGGTTGGAACTCTGCTGGGTATTCCTTTCAAAGGCGCTGGAAGGAACCGTGATTATTTTAATCtccaatttttatatcaaaatcaGTGATTGAGGAAATGAACGTCATGTAGCACATACATCACAATATTGATGTAGGTCAATTATaacatgacatttttttttttaatattctttgaCGTGTGAGCAGATTGAAAAGGTAATTTTAGTTCACGCTAGTAGTAAATGGTTGTGTCAGTAATTATTAAACCCTTGAATGTTGACTGACAAGGTCTTGTTGGAGAATAAGTACTTTTTCCTTGATGTTATCAACATATAGGTAGTGTCTAATTCGGTAGTCATAAAACTGATGTATTCATCAGCTACGATATTTTCCTCaaaaagacacaaaaaaatcacgaaaattttgaacaagaGCATAGAAGTTGTTTAGATCGttataaaatgatgaaaagtTCAGTATATTCACAAGATTTCACTATGCACTGACCCATTGCACTCGTTGCCAGAAGCCGTCTCTATAATCCTAGACTTTTGTTTATCACGTCCGTTACTTGAATAtctcaattttcgaaattgcaCTGGCTTCAGTTTTAAATTAAACcacttgaaaatttaaaaatttcaattcttctcTCGAGGTTTCATTACATTAACACGTTGACTGCCAACTACGAGATATCTCATAGATTGTTTACTTGCCCAGGACGCCTACTACGAGTTATCTCGTAGTTGGCTTGCGCGAAGAGGTTTCTGCTACATAAGCCAACTACAAGATAATCcgtgacatattttttttgaaaacattcataacaatttttaataatataacatgATTAAATCAAATTGGCTCTTTAGACcagaatcgtgaaaaattcCGTGGCAATCAATGTGGTAAAGTTATGAACTTCAACCTTGTTACACAATGATAATCCAACTCGTGATAGAAAGTGGAATTATTCACAAGAATAAGCATTGTACAAGTATTGACACAGCGTTAATATACTGATTTTGTGCAAACTCAACTCCTTCGATTCTGTTCTAGATAtgcaaaatagtaatttttcttttgacgTTTAGTTCTAGTGGCTTTACTAACTTGAACTTTGCAGTATTTGAACCATGAACAATAGCTTTGAATTAAAACTTTAAATATAGTGCTAAGctgttttaaatttatctttttcttcagCTGTCtatttgtttgtaaaaaaaattatgacaagTGGCATAGTACGATTTTGTATTTGCCATTGGAATGAAGCAGTTATTTTTAAATGGAATTTcgatacatatttatttaaaaagtCTCGGTAATTAAGccttttttgaataatttgaccTCTGTAAGATATGAATAAATCATGAGATCGTAATATTACTTAGGAACAAAATGTTATTCCAGACTTATGTTAAAAATGTCACgttattgaatttattaataattaaattcctATTTTAAACATCAACCCTGACTTTTGGGAAATAGACAAGAATTATTTGTGAAATATTAGAGTGTAAAAGTCGTCAACAATTTGAATTGACTGACATATATGCTGAAGGAGTCTGTTGTACACAAAAAGAGCTGAATTCTGAATGGTACTCtgatacttttttcaaatcagtCAAAAAATAAGCATGTTACGTTTCTGTTCAAAATAATAAAGTGAGCACACCGTTATATTACacaaaattatattacacaaAATTATTGTACACGATATAATTTTGTGTCGTAGCGTAGTAATGTAATGTAAGCAAAGTGTAACTTTATGAGATATAAGATTGTGTGGTATAATTTTTGGGTATGATAATTCGGTGTTGTAGTCTAATTTCATATAATGTCAGGTGTGTAGGAACAGTATGCTTTCAATGTGATTACTTTGAAGGACTTAATGTTACTCTTTGAATGGCAAAagcccaaaaaaaaatcagaaaaaaaattgttacagcTTATTAGTCATACAGCTAATGGCTCCAACGAAATATCTAAAATTCAGTATCATTTCAAGTATTAGTTGATAATTAATCTAATCTCACTTGTATCAGTCATTTTCCTGGGCATTCCACGACTTCGTACTGGCACAGTTGGGGCTgcactttttttcatattacTAGCTGCATCTGCACTCTTTTGTAACAATTCCGCACGCAGAGCAGCACTCTTGGGTTTCCTCTTGAGTGTGAAATGCTTGATAGATGCTGGCTGCTGCCCAACGACTGATGTCAATgctgttttattcaaatagtGGCATTCTAGCGGAAGCATAGCTGCATCACATTGTTTTTTTACCAACTTCCTCAGGTCATTGACTAGTTCACCAAATATTGGACGATGCTCATCAAGATCTGATATGTCAGTGTTCAATGAGCCTGTTGATGGAAATGTTTTCATCGCTTCAGACAGCATCGATACCCATAACTCATTGTCCAGTGATGCTACTTCGATGATTTCTTCCAACTCAATACGCcactattttcaaaaaaaaatgcgtttaCTATGAGTagtgaaaatatcaaatcaGTGGGGTATTCGAAAACTGCTGAGGCCCATGGTAccattgattttcaaatacatttcatcaatttcaggcagttataaaaaaaattataattttccaaaatcgaAGCTGCGGCCGGTGAgtagaaatattcaaaaaattatgaaataattcagaaatGTTCCTATTTTCACCCCCAATATAACGCTACAAGTTTCATTAGGGAAAGCGAGAAGATGACTGTGAACATCTGTGTTGAGTGCTGCAACTACTAATCGACAACTGCTAAATCGTCATTGTTTATCAGGAGCTCGTAACTGTCTTGCAcatattttcacaaatttctaTGTTTATCCGAGTATTGACACTACTTGACGTATGGTAGAACGTGAGAATCGAAATTTCCAGCTCGGGCGCCCCTGGCCCTTATTCGCCCCTGGATTTCGGAACCTGCGGCTGAAACCTGCAGCTAACTTCAGCGTCGTCCAATAACTGCATCGTTCATCTGATAGTTTCAGTTTTATACTCTGTTATCCGAATAGATGCAATATAAAAGTAACAACGTGTATGTTCGAACAGTAAAATAACTGCATGCAAGTTACGCGAGAGCCTTACAGGTAAAATTAGGACAAGTGTGAAATCGCTTACACAAATTTCGTCGCTTTTTGTAATTATATCATACACATAAGGTACAAATCAGAGGTTCCAAATTCCGAATGCTCATTCAAACGGTAATCCACTGAAGTTAAAGTTAATATAcattgaggaaaaaatcaattttgtgCAATTTCAGAATAacttaaataaaaaattcattatatgCTTGTATTTTACTCTACTACAGTTTCCTGAATTCCAAACAATCCTAAAGTTACAAAATAAGGATATTTCCTGAAACTGCATCCTTATAATAACGTTACtaaattcaatctcataaaattcaagtaatttaCATCGTTCAAGTCTTCTTGGTACTTTTTCCcacaatttaaattatttactcATCAATTCATACTAATTGTGGAGAAAACTGTCATGCACACTGAAATCGTTTTGTGAAACAACTAATGTGACATACGGCTGTtaagattttcattcaaaagatcgtttgaaatttaaagcacattacaaattatacaacTCATGTCTGTTTCAGAGAGTTAGAATTAGTTACAATACTGCGGAGGGAGCAACTTCGTCGAGGCACATAAAATATTGGTGTGAGCAATATATACCTCGGCGTGACTCACATGCAGCCACTTCACCAATGAATTTCCATAGTATAAATAAACACTGTGTCTATTTGCACTACAGAGTGAACTTAGGCAGAATATGCTAAATATGCCAAATGATCGCATGTTAGTAATGTAATCGCAtaagttttttcaaaacatcTGCGGTTTccgaagaaattttcaagtaaatggaatattttggaaatatcATCTCTGAGGGTGACAGACACCGAAAGCGTGTTTCAGACCTCTGGTATATGTTATGATTTTGGATAGTGATAgaataatatgattttttgaaactctACCCGGGGTATAACAGAGATCTAACTTGATTTAGCCTTTATCACTCAATTTTGGCTTGCCACGGATAATCGTTCAGGCACtcaaatattttgcaaaacaGTTCGGGACAACTCAACACTTAGTAAGTCCGGAGTGTCCGTTGACGGTTCACTCCATAGTGTGAGTAGACACTTTAATAAATGATATTATCATATACAAATCAAAATGGACATTTTCTCATTGTATAGAATATTTGCACTGACTGAACTGTTGCAAAACTGCAGAAGATTGGCTACCTTTTTCGCAGATAGTTTACACCAGAATTTTCATGCCTAGTAACGGAAAAACAGGAGATATGGTATCAGGTTGAAGAACTACATTTTTGATACAAGTGACAGGCTGGATATAAGAAAAACCGTTGTGACAGATTAAATGAATTGATAAAAAAGATCATTGAACATGGATATCAAGTTCAATTGTGAAAATGGTAACAAAATATGAATACTTATCGactattttataataacgatACATACTTCTTCGACATTGCGCCTTTGTaggtgaaagaaagaaaggagtAGTTTGAGCTTAACTTGAGTTTGCAAATCCGGAAAGCAATCTTTTATGTTTCGCAAAACTTCGGCGTTTAATTGGGAACAAATTGAGCTGCCAGTCCAGCTATCATTTGACGTGCCGAGCTTATTATGAAGCCATAACGAAGTATCACTATCTCGCACGTTTGCCATATTGAAAATTGTGTAATTAAATTCTGTATGGCCTGAGCCACgatcttacatacaggtctgaaAATCTGGTGCTGGGGGGCGACTCACTTCTTGAATCCGCTTTCAATAATTCTTAGATTGGTCGCAAGGGTCGCTGTAACCTAGTACGGTCACCTCCACCCGTGTCACCGCCCTCGCCCCCCCCCAGCCGCGACGCCGATGAGCGACAgggatagaaaaaatttctttctgttGTAACATCCGACCAGAACgtccgtatgttttatcgactattattactgcatgttacttttatcaactaaccaaactcaaagtacgagaatcttgtaaccataagaaactaaaacaactgtctaactatttggaatatccctagatggaaataactatgaaattcactagccaaggcttaaaaaccatgttacgagatcttcgtactaccagagatgagtagggagatctccaacgctcggcttttcgtgataccagctaggttggagcgtcgacgtgacacctaggtggccacgcaccgaaggtggcccatttccgacctgacacctaggcggccatgcactcggtcgctcgagcaagcggttgccaatcgcatccttgtccccgctcgcacagatgtttccaggaatgcaagaatcgggattatttttgtttcaattatgaatgtcagcgaataaaagtatctccagatttgataaattttggattcaattagcggacgctgaaccaaaataattaaccattcccagccccaatactttttttttttttttttttaataaatattatttttttattgatatgaaaatatgtgacgcctggtgttctcgaatatttgtacacgcagtctatggaaaaatatacgaagccagctcgataacatttatgcaaaatgtgcaatgggcaagtggttggaggaaattttttttttctcgaactgaatcttccagagaaccatcagcgaattccaagcaagctccataaacataccgagcaaacgcgcgatcacggacgtagctgtggtgtggctgagtggataccacatgaggatgaattttcaatcacaggtttttgcgcgaagttttcctgtatttaagttaattactgctgcctctgctataatactgcattcaagtcctaaacaaaacactaaaaaacaagttaaccacttaatgtaaaacaaaatgttagattgagcttaaaatttaagccggagttacataaactaagataattacaaatgcaatattgtaaatattgaacatttaatgttcatctaaataaatatagtttcctcctcaaaaaaaaaaaaacatgaggatggagtgatgcgAGACACGCgttcgatcgcagttcactcttttttttttctttttttttaaattcaatcccggcttttttttgtattttcggagagaaaaaacaaatcatagaaagaaaatttcgagagccgatcgattttttccttctttccttttgcttttttttttactgaacccaccttttttgtagtgggggtaacccggaagagaacaaataattgaaacaataaaattccgagagcgaatcgatttgttccccgtttttggcgcctcttttttgacaaggaaaagttttgacagtaatggaaaatagagattactaaacgcaaatgtattgttttttaataacaccggcccacaaaaaaaaagggggcctgtacttttgaccggacctacctatctttatgtattttgacgcgctgaattcgaatctgaagtcagttttgcccgtacaccctcaaaattttgagtaaattgcaaaaaaccataaaaatcgccaaaaattagcatttttggtaagaaaaaaatttatggaactatagaccaagtatgatttttatggCCAAACATCGTCGAGTTGTGAACAAATATTGAAGCTTGTGGGAATTCAGGGGTTATAAACACAGGGAAACGATACGTGATATAGtgagaactaaaaaaaatgacgtttaTTTTATAGCtttgttgtgaaatttttagtcatGGTATTTGtcccacaatttttttcgctgcgCAAAAGCTACACAGCTACAGCTACACAGTTTATTTACCTTGTAAATGCGACAAGTGATGGTACGCCTAGCCGAGTAACATGAATCGTTCGCAAGATCGTTGCAAGCACGGTCCAAGATTTACAAGATCTGAGAACACAGAAATCTTGGGATAGACGAACAGGAACATAGCTGACATATATTATAAGCCCATCGACATTCTACGTTTCTTCCAATTATAAGTGCATTATTCCTTATCTGCaagtaaatatcaattttggCGTTCTATAAAAGATTTCGCTTTCTGTTGCACTGCGTTAAAAAGATTTCGTCAAGTTTCCTGTTTTAGACGCTCGTGTCTTTTTCCAATAGTTTCATCCAATTCTTCTCTTACCATTGGTGTCATTGAGAGAAAATTGCTCAGCTTCGTCTCCATGTCCATCTCGTACCCGTTCGATTTACGATAATCCGCATCCTCGAAACTTGTATTTCTTCGTCAATCTCGGTCGCTACAGCTGATTTCAGACGCACTGCGCAGACATTTTGCGCATATACAGTGCGCACACACAATGCGCACACCGGAAGTGCTCTAATCCTAGGGGAAATCGcacattgaataattatttaatatcaattaaaatattaactctccaacagtttttttctactctcaaATCCTCTCGAACGATTCtcaaacgattaaaaaaaaatttgaacgtcTAAGTCCATTTTTTGAGGAGATAGAAAATATGGGGGCCAACTTCACAcccaaaattaaaatcaattttccggAAAAACTACTAACTctcaaacgatttttctttactctcaAACCCTCTCAAACGATTCTCAAACGAATTGCATTAATTAGATTTAAATATAACAACTTCGGGGGGCCAACTTCACGGAGGtaatgttatcgagctggcttcgtatatttttccataaactgcgtgtacaaatattcgagaacaccaggcgtcacatattttcatatcagtacaaaaataatatatattaaaaaaaaaaaaaagtattcggactgggaatagttaattaatttggttcagcgtccgctaattgaatccaagatttatcaaatctgcagatacttttattcgctgacattcataactgaaacaaaaataatcccgattcttgcattcctggaaacatctgtgcgagcggggacaaggatgcgattggcaaccacttgctcgagCAACCGagtgtatctatatatacacgattgtgggccaccttcggtgcatggccgcctagtgttaggtcggaaatgggccaccttcggtgcgtggccacctaggtgtcacgtcgacgctccagcctagctggtatcacgaaaagccgagcgttggagatctccctactcatctctgtGTGACGTCGGGACGGTACCTAGTGGAAATCTCCAGATGTTAGACACCGGAAACATTCACACACAGTTACAGCcagactcacatcagtagtttgggtcaccaattaccgattaagtattgaaatacaccggacaacgggcattctgtcgctctagtcgaacgaaccgaagagggagaaattgttggataaaagatttaatttggCTTACCTTTTTGAGAATGTTCTGGATGCGATGACTTGTAGATTGGTGAGAGGTTTTAGTGGAATAACTGACTTTAATATTTGGATATTTTGACTAACTTGGTTTATTCTATAAGTTTGATATTTAAGAGTCACAAACGCAGAGTTACACAGTGTAAGATCTTAAACTTAGTATGACAAAATGGATTTTAAGCTCACTGGACTTTTGGGCAGAGTAACGTTGTATGAAAGTTGAAATGCAAAAGGCTaaaggattttaccgcgagactgTACCGGAACTAGATGACGAATCTGGAGGTAGAAACACAAGAGAGCGATCGAGTGATCGGTCGCCCTTTTTATAGGGGTCGATCGTTGCGCAGAACGATCCCCCTCTCTAGTTTTTTGGTCGCCTTTGCGCACCTCCCCTCTTTTCTAGGAATTCTAATTAGGGCACGACATCTTCGCCGCATGCACGCCTGTGATCTTAGTTCTTtagctattactatattgtaGATTTTTACGTATGGTATATCGCTGCTTGGTGCGGTGGTGTAGGTGCGTGGACTTGGTTCCGTAGTTCTCCGAACTGCGTGAGCTTTTCGTTGTGTCGCCAGCCCCCTTTGGGGCGCCAGCCCCCCTTTGGCCCTCCGCGGCCACTTAACTTCTTCCTGTTTACTTCTTAATGTTTTTACTATCTTACTCGTTACAAAGTCCATATGTCATGAAGATGATTTATCTTGACCTTGGAGATTTGTTGATTAaagttattcttggatatgaaggtcacaactcaaaacactttttatcgtgttaacgtttcggccctggtgggggccctcctcagaacaattttatttaaatatctgtcacgaacaaaataaaataaaataatatacaaataggTTTGACAAAATAAGACATTTTGgtgtaaataatatgcaagGTGTTGAAGCAAGTATAAAAGCGGATTTACCTCATATGAGATGACACTTCCAATTAACTAAATGAGTGTTGGTAAATGataaatgaatagaaaaaaaggcAATAAAGacaaaaaccgaaacacaCTACGTTGGCAACACGTAACTCCCacgaattcataattatagttggtttgttaaaaagaaataaaatacacagcCGTTATGGTTGAGTCAGAGCACATGAGCACACGTGGAACGTCTAGTGTGTAGTGGGAGGAGATCGATCTCGATAGTTATCAGAGCAACACAGAGTCAAAGGGTTaaacggaaaacaaaatttttttgttaaggaggtaaaatcgagagcaagc
It includes:
- the Nelf-A gene encoding negative elongation factor A, producing the protein MANVRDSDTSLWLHNKLGTSNDSWTGSSICSQLNAEVLRNIKDCFPDLQTQVKLKLLLSFFHLQRRNVEEWRIELEEIIEVASLDNELWVSMLSEAMKTFPSTGSLNTDISDLDEHRPIFGELVNDLRKLVKKQCDAAMLPLECHYLNKTALTSVVGQQPASIKHFTLKRKPKSAALRAELLQKSADAASNMKKSAAPTVPVRSRGMPRKMTDTTPLKGIPSRVPTSGFRSPSLTSPSMSNRTPIGSRIRKDGGIKLLDINEQPLGYAQAKKRKRMLELEEQQKKAAEAQAAAAATAATVVPTSPETPATPEYAQGLAPLNPPATPVAPTQPYATPISTPTTGVATIAAQTLPTPIAPATASSTLPVVNPTTSTILESSPVNIQIVRPTQTITQIRIQTTAPPATAAANTRKGLSLTREQMLEAQDMFRTANKVTRPEKAVILGFMAGSRDNPCPKLGNIVTVMLSENIEEVTQADGSTVSMLVETHFQMNYTNGEWKRIKKNRRIVTEEPAAAGALGPNATATVPN